A genomic stretch from Ketobacter sp. MCCC 1A13808 includes:
- a CDS encoding UbiH/UbiF/VisC/COQ6 family ubiquinone biosynthesis hydroxylase, producing the protein MNSNSRLEKPDVLIAGAGMAGLALAAALADSEVSVLLIDPQMPPSPDQWPDAFDPRVSALTHASENILRKLGVWDDMAQYRISPFAHMDVWDRDGTGNIQFHARDVGEEHVGHIVENRITTHCLLQRVQAADNIEIRQQGLQKILERDQADGWLVVLEDGAELQPAILVGADGGRSRVRDQLGFRCRTWDYGQQAIVTTVKTEQPHQCTARQVFLESGPLAFLPLQEGAGNHHRSCISSIVWTLGHEQSKALTEMDDAAFCSQLAQAFEHRLGAVLSVDRRFRFPLIQNHAVYYAMPGVALIGDAAHSLHPLAGQGINLGFLDAAVLAEEIHRAAENQLPMQDFSILRRYQRRRKPHNLLMMSAMEGFKQLFGADLAPLRVLRNRGMSLFNQHGHLKNHIMVRAMGMEGDLPVLAQPGLLADF; encoded by the coding sequence ATGAACTCGAATTCACGGCTCGAAAAGCCGGATGTTTTAATCGCCGGCGCCGGAATGGCGGGTCTGGCTTTAGCGGCTGCGTTGGCGGACTCTGAGGTTTCGGTATTGCTGATCGATCCGCAGATGCCGCCGTCACCGGATCAATGGCCGGATGCGTTTGATCCCCGGGTTAGTGCCCTCACTCATGCTTCAGAGAATATTCTGCGTAAACTCGGCGTATGGGATGACATGGCACAATACCGGATAAGTCCTTTTGCTCACATGGATGTGTGGGACCGGGATGGCACCGGCAACATCCAGTTTCACGCCCGGGATGTGGGGGAGGAACATGTAGGGCATATTGTAGAAAACCGGATCACCACACATTGTTTGCTGCAGCGGGTACAAGCCGCAGACAATATCGAGATCCGGCAGCAGGGACTGCAGAAGATTCTGGAGCGGGACCAGGCAGATGGGTGGCTAGTGGTGCTGGAGGATGGTGCTGAACTGCAACCGGCAATTCTGGTCGGTGCGGACGGTGGCCGTTCGCGGGTGCGGGATCAATTGGGCTTCCGCTGCCGTACCTGGGATTATGGACAACAGGCCATAGTGACTACCGTGAAAACCGAGCAGCCCCATCAGTGTACTGCCCGTCAGGTATTCCTGGAGTCCGGTCCGTTAGCGTTTCTGCCTTTGCAGGAGGGGGCAGGGAATCACCATCGGTCCTGTATCAGTTCTATCGTCTGGACACTGGGGCACGAACAGTCCAAAGCCCTTACAGAAATGGATGATGCCGCGTTTTGCAGCCAATTGGCGCAAGCATTTGAGCACCGGCTGGGCGCTGTGTTGTCGGTGGATCGACGCTTCCGATTTCCGCTGATTCAGAATCACGCGGTGTATTACGCTATGCCTGGCGTCGCGCTGATCGGTGATGCGGCCCACAGCCTGCATCCGTTGGCTGGTCAAGGCATCAACCTTGGATTTTTGGACGCAGCTGTTTTGGCGGAAGAAATTCACAGAGCAGCAGAGAATCAGCTACCGATGCAGGATTTCAGTATTCTGCGTCGCTACCAGCGGCGGCGAAAACCCCACAACTTGTTGATGATGTCGGCAATGGAAGGGTTCAAGCAGTTGTTCGGAGCCGATCTTGCTCCCTTGCGCGTGCTGCGTAACAGGGGAATGTCCCTGTTTAATCAGCATGGGCATCTTAAAAACCATATTATGGTGAGGGCGATGGGAATGGAAGGTGATTTGCCGGTTTTGGCGCAGCCGGGGCTGCTAGCCGACTTCTGA